The nucleotide sequence AGGAAATGTTGCCGAAGAAACCAAGAAGTTATTACAAGTTACCAAAGAATCTTTATATGTTGGTATTCGCGAATTTAAAGCAGGTAATAGGGTAGAAGATGTGGGGTCTGCTATTCAGCGTTATGCCGAAGGTCACGGATACTCTGTTGTACGAGAATTAGTTGGTCACGGTTTGGGTAAAAAAATGCACGAAGGACCAGAAATGCCAAATTACGGTAAAAAAGGTCGTGGAAAGTTGTTTCAGGAAGGAATGACCGTTGCTATTGAACCTATGATTAATATGGGTACTAAAAATATTAAGCAGTTAAAAGACGGCTGGACAATTGTTACACGCGACGGAAAACCTTCGGCTCATTTTGAACACGATGTAGCTTTGGTTGATGGAAAACCTGAATTACTTTCAACATTTGCATATATTTACAAGGCTTTAGGAATTGTATCAAACGAAGAAGATGAATTTCGTAAACAGCCTTTAGTTTTATCATAG is from Flavobacterium dauae and encodes:
- the map gene encoding type I methionyl aminopeptidase, whose protein sequence is MIVLKTKEEIEIMRTAALLVSKTLGMLATEIKPGVTTLQLDNLAEQYIRDHGGIPGFLGLYGCPCTLLTSVNEQIVHGLPTDRPLQDGDVVSCDLGAIVNEYYGDHCYTFEVGNVAEETKKLLQVTKESLYVGIREFKAGNRVEDVGSAIQRYAEGHGYSVVRELVGHGLGKKMHEGPEMPNYGKKGRGKLFQEGMTVAIEPMINMGTKNIKQLKDGWTIVTRDGKPSAHFEHDVALVDGKPELLSTFAYIYKALGIVSNEEDEFRKQPLVLS